Proteins found in one Methanobrevibacter sp. genomic segment:
- a CDS encoding Ig-like domain repeat protein, giving the protein MLILTISIISICLGSVSAENLEDINSTVMDIEENLQITDIDFESTNDEILAVSDESDDALQADGVSLSVVNQKSSYSKSDSVTVKMGTYSMASGSDQVSVYLNNKNIATTTYKIITTSGYTIPLSAAQSGSNSIYCSFTASGIWSLTSDTVTVTVTGGGSDIPVGDGSATISIYDMVYPSQSTITSNGDYVSDIAYTITKSGDGFSDESLELIINGQSIGSTTPNSYNRLGNLTFTEDNEWTLQIVYSALYNGKTVTATSNTLTFVTRNTSGGGNGSSTEDGSASIFIYDMAYPSQSTITSNGDYVSDIAYSITKSGDGFSDESLELIINGQSIGSTTPNSYNRLGNLTFDEDNTWTLKVIYTATVNGKTITAESNELTFITTGTSGGNGGDNPQPSGEMQIIIRDANYPNNSVISLNDKYNALIQYYVTVPSGYIATNEIIILCNGEAITTIQNPSDRTYTTIGGTFLLNETGDYVFTAQYKYVVWLSDVHGDIYSNSITYHVTISDDIDPVVKPALSINVDDVNYPNEVTAVVKSNIDGIYIVKIDGNQKEVTVSGGSGSVNFALPAKTYTATVESKTDSSIKNSTTFTVKSISKTTPAINSNVVVSNNKATITVNLPNDINNEKITVSLNGQNSKEAILNNGIATVDFDNLNDGDYSYTISYAGNDRYNDASITKTFTIEDENVNPVSQRLTIAVDDVEYPAQVKVIVKSDVDGDYIVTIGENSKVVKVSGGVGSETFTLAPNNYTANVMSKTDSSFKNATSFKVLKANIKDDEALNISIADDSNSPTFSIDLDGATGTFTVNVDGNDYQTKELENGKASITLDGLNEGNHSVVISYSGDNNYQSITKTTVLIVKNNIVIISNETNNNQNGSADYTGPTVEAGDLKRAVNSPYDFKATFYDKNGQLLKDSEVNFIVNGNDHIVKTDEFGVAKLVNCLVSGTYSIEIRNLASGETLTKKATIVDRITQNRDINVDYSYSANYKIRLYADNGQAVGANERVIITLNNVKYSVMTDKNGDVSFKVSGLLPGTYTITAEYKGVKVSNKVAVKQILKAKNAKFKKSKKVKKYKVTLKTSSGKAIKGKKITLKVKGKTYKAKTNKKGVATFKIKNLKKVGKFKATIRYLKTSIKKTITVRR; this is encoded by the coding sequence ATGTTGATTTTAACAATAAGTATAATATCTATTTGTTTAGGAAGCGTATCTGCTGAAAATTTAGAAGATATCAACTCAACAGTAATGGATATTGAAGAAAACCTACAAATAACTGATATTGATTTTGAATCAACTAATGATGAAATATTGGCAGTTTCTGATGAATCAGATGATGCTTTACAGGCAGATGGAGTTAGTCTGTCAGTTGTAAATCAAAAATCATCTTATTCAAAATCTGATAGCGTAACTGTTAAAATGGGAACTTACAGTATGGCATCAGGTAGTGATCAGGTATCAGTTTATCTGAATAATAAAAATATTGCAACAACAACCTATAAGATCATAACGACTTCTGGTTATACAATACCATTAAGCGCTGCTCAAAGTGGAAGCAATTCCATTTATTGTTCATTTACAGCATCAGGAATATGGTCATTAACATCCGATACAGTCACAGTTACAGTAACTGGTGGAGGATCAGATATTCCTGTAGGAGATGGTTCTGCTACAATTTCCATTTATGATATGGTTTATCCTTCTCAGTCTACTATTACTTCTAATGGGGATTATGTTAGTGATATTGCGTATACTATTACTAAATCCGGTGATGGTTTCAGTGATGAAAGTTTGGAATTGATTATTAACGGTCAAAGTATTGGTTCAACTACTCCTAATTCTTATAATCGTTTAGGTAATTTGACTTTTACTGAAGATAATGAATGGACTTTGCAGATTGTCTATTCTGCTTTATATAATGGTAAAACTGTTACTGCTACAAGTAATACTTTAACATTTGTCACCAGAAATACTAGTGGCGGAGGTAATGGAAGTTCTACAGAAGATGGTTCTGCATCAATTTTTATTTATGATATGGCTTATCCTTCTCAGTCTACTATTACTTCTAATGGGGATTATGTTAGTGATATTGCTTATTCTATTACCAAATCCGGTGATGGTTTCAGTGATGAAAGTTTGGAATTGATTATTAACGGTCAAAGTATTGGTTCAACTACTCCTAATTCTTATAATCGTTTAGGTAATCTCACATTTGATGAGGATAATACATGGACTTTAAAAGTTATTTACACTGCAACTGTAAATGGTAAAACAATTACTGCAGAAAGTAATGAATTAACATTTATAACAACAGGAACAAGCGGTGGAAATGGTGGAGATAATCCTCAGCCTAGTGGCGAAATGCAAATAATAATTAGGGATGCAAATTATCCAAATAATTCAGTCATTTCATTAAATGATAAGTATAATGCTTTAATCCAGTATTATGTAACTGTTCCATCAGGTTATATTGCAACAAATGAAATAATAATTTTATGCAATGGTGAAGCAATAACTACAATTCAAAATCCTTCAGATAGAACCTATACTACAATTGGAGGTACATTCCTGCTTAATGAAACTGGTGATTATGTATTCACAGCTCAATATAAGTATGTGGTATGGTTATCTGATGTGCATGGTGACATTTACAGTAATTCAATTACTTATCATGTAACAATTTCTGATGACATTGATCCTGTGGTCAAACCGGCTTTATCCATAAATGTTGATGATGTGAATTATCCAAATGAAGTTACAGCTGTTGTTAAATCAAATATTGATGGAATTTATATTGTAAAAATTGATGGTAATCAAAAAGAGGTCACTGTAAGCGGAGGAAGCGGAAGTGTTAATTTTGCTTTACCTGCAAAAACATATACTGCAACAGTAGAATCCAAAACTGATTCATCCATTAAAAATTCAACAACTTTTACAGTAAAAAGTATTTCCAAAACAACACCTGCAATTAACTCAAATGTTGTTGTCAGTAATAATAAAGCTACAATAACTGTTAACTTACCGAATGATATTAATAATGAGAAAATAACTGTTAGTTTAAACGGTCAAAATTCCAAAGAAGCTATACTGAATAATGGTATTGCAACTGTTGATTTTGATAATTTAAATGATGGGGATTACTCATACACCATTAGTTATGCTGGAAACGACAGGTATAATGATGCAAGCATTACCAAAACATTCACAATTGAGGATGAAAATGTTAATCCTGTATCTCAAAGATTAACAATTGCAGTTGATGATGTTGAATATCCTGCACAGGTAAAAGTAATTGTCAAATCTGATGTTGATGGTGATTATATAGTAACTATTGGTGAAAATTCAAAAGTTGTGAAAGTGTCTGGAGGAGTCGGAAGTGAAACTTTTACTTTAGCTCCAAATAACTATACTGCAAACGTAATGTCTAAAACAGATTCTTCATTCAAAAACGCAACCTCATTTAAAGTTTTAAAAGCAAACATAAAAGATGATGAAGCATTAAACATTAGTATTGCAGATGATTCAAATTCTCCAACATTTTCAATAGATTTGGATGGTGCTACCGGAACATTCACCGTTAATGTTGATGGCAACGATTATCAAACAAAAGAACTCGAAAACGGTAAGGCATCAATAACCCTTGATGGTTTAAATGAAGGAAATCACAGCGTCGTTATCAGTTACTCAGGAGATAATAATTACCAATCCATTACAAAAACAACAGTATTGATTGTTAAAAACAATATTGTAATTATAAGTAATGAAACCAATAATAATCAAAATGGCAGTGCAGATTATACAGGACCTACTGTCGAAGCTGGTGATTTAAAAAGAGCAGTTAACAGTCCATATGATTTTAAAGCCACATTCTATGACAAAAATGGTCAATTATTAAAAGATAGTGAAGTTAACTTTATTGTCAATGGTAATGATCATATTGTCAAAACTGATGAATTTGGTGTTGCTAAATTAGTAAATTGTCTTGTCAGCGGTACATATTCCATTGAAATCAGGAATTTGGCTTCTGGTGAAACATTAACCAAAAAAGCAACAATTGTTGATAGGATTACTCAAAATAGAGATATTAATGTTGATTACTCTTATTCAGCAAATTATAAAATCAGATTATATGCAGATAATGGACAGGCAGTTGGCGCTAATGAAAGAGTCATAATAACATTAAATAATGTTAAATACTCAGTAATGACTGATAAAAACGGTGATGTCAGCTTTAAAGTCAGTGGTTTATTGCCTGGAACTTATACTATCACTGCCGAATATAAGGGAGTTAAAGTATCAAATAAGGTTGCTGTAAAACAAATCCTAAAAGCCAAAAATGCCAAGTTTAAAAAATCCAAAAAGGTTAAAAAGTACAAGGTGACTTTAAAGACTTCTTCAGGCAAAGCCATAAAAGGTAAAAAGATTACTTTAAAAGTAAAAGGAAAAACCTATAAGGCTAAAACCAACAAGAAGGGAGTTGCAACCTTCAAGATTAAAAACTTGAAAAAAGTGGGCAAGTTTAAAGCAACAATCAGATATCTTAAAACTTCCATCAAAAAAACAATTACTGTTAGAAGATAA
- a CDS encoding C1 family peptidase, producing MNVKKIILFLTLILFLVSVSAVSAETTADDNLTDIDNNIDEIIQSTDDTYDVESASDIEEVSSFDSQDSEVGEGDDIYAQTMYFDANAAVDGVGSHDRPYKYVTDGRLPYGVTAYFANGVYEINGACDLFSNNGDSDNPSQVIFYGASTDGVIFKGVNSSSVAFIVNDNSRFYAYNLTFDNAIVQNNGRFEAYGCVFKNGVAVDTTASYYPTRNNAFGGAIYSPGSNFYLGYGMKSYLTLEDCLFINNSAVYGGSIYHKYGDTIIRNTKFYDSFASLYGGVLATDGGTIIIENCEFENCRAGADAGGAIYSKVTDLTVKNTNFSNGYGDFGGAICNLNSNLIIDNCKFNNNTAKYEGGAVYVMYGNVSINDCEFVKSSALDGGAIFEDNCTAITISKSSFDKSKATRYGGTIFSNGKTVDLEDVTLGESAAPIGQVIYHQDKYDYDIGYNSDYQMMKYNSSYNGVLPSRYDLREEGYVTPIRDQEGGGNCWAFAGIAALESCIYKATGQSIDLSEESVKNLIELYSAYGWKMDTNDGGHSEMTWGNLISWLGPVLEKDDPYDDYSTLSTLMDAFMHVQNVYYLPARTSATDNDAIKKAIMDYGAVSVLMYSEFDNPLYWNSDTNAYFSWLKGAYANHAVTIVGWDDTYSKENFAQKFYPDLGDGAWIVKNSWNTDWGDEGYFYVSYYDMVMCEVGEKNVAYTFILNDTQRYNRNYQYDIGGMTDYLYPTGNNQTLYYKNTFTAIGNDILTAASTIFEDAIDYELSVYINDVLKHTQTGHSFAGYNTIPLTTEYQLNSGDKFTIQFKISKKGGASIPICEVVTATRLTYSEGISFFSTNGNTWNDLYTFTLDRPDIEHRYASQVACIKAFTKSSGEILKTTLAVGNVEAETGETARITATVKDEKGNLVNTGYVTFDVNNVKQSVKVTNGYAVLETIFDNAGSYDIKSSYSGVGYEDSNAISTVTVTKAPAKATKITVPNVEFITGQTGIVKVTLTDMDGKAVSNVDLKLTINGNVDTQKTNNNGVATFNVNLNVGTYEGSVEFTGNDAYLKSTGTLTVNVLDKTTTLISTKLSADDLSYNYGERGLLYVTLTDESGNTIANKEVKLTVNSYSLTVNTNSNGVAVFGLNNIAAGTYSSTVEFKGDSEYLKSSNTLTIRVLSASPIVSDEVNVIYSYGDDGSIIATITDSNGNAVTDTEVNLTIAGKTYSSSTNDKGIVVFKVDLQTGDYSSIIIVNGKTVSSNTPQSVKVVNNQVSIDDTIVCENTIRAQGSAYDFKATFYDRNGNPLAEKEINFIINGNDYFVKTDEYGVAKLNANLVEGTYQISMINPATGATANKTATIVARIVENQNIKLDYTSKATYKVRVYADNGQIVGAGENVVITLNGKAFNVKTDANGYAKFIISGLTPKTYTITAEYKGVKVANNIVVKHVLKAKNKKYKRFKVKKYTATLKINGKAVKGKKITFKIKGKTYKAKTNKKGVASIKIKGLTKVGSYKIKITYLKSTIQKTIKIKR from the coding sequence ATGAATGTTAAAAAAATAATATTATTTTTAACATTGATATTGTTTTTAGTGTCTGTATCAGCAGTTAGTGCTGAGACTACTGCAGATGATAATTTAACAGATATTGACAACAATATTGATGAAATTATTCAAAGCACAGATGATACTTATGATGTGGAGTCCGCATCGGATATTGAGGAAGTGTCATCTTTCGATAGTCAAGATAGTGAAGTAGGTGAGGGCGATGACATATATGCTCAAACCATGTACTTTGATGCTAATGCAGCAGTAGATGGGGTTGGATCACATGACCGTCCATACAAATATGTTACTGATGGCAGATTGCCTTATGGTGTAACTGCTTACTTTGCAAATGGAGTTTATGAAATAAATGGTGCTTGTGACTTATTTTCAAATAATGGAGATTCTGATAATCCTAGTCAGGTAATATTTTATGGTGCAAGTACAGATGGAGTAATATTTAAAGGTGTTAATTCAAGTTCTGTTGCTTTCATCGTTAATGATAATTCACGATTTTATGCTTACAATCTAACTTTTGATAATGCAATCGTTCAAAACAACGGTAGATTTGAAGCATATGGATGTGTATTTAAAAATGGGGTGGCAGTAGATACAACTGCTTCATATTATCCAACACGTAACAACGCATTTGGAGGAGCAATATACTCTCCGGGTTCAAATTTTTACTTAGGTTATGGAATGAAATCTTATTTGACATTAGAGGACTGTTTATTTATAAATAATTCCGCTGTTTATGGTGGATCAATCTATCATAAATATGGAGATACAATTATCCGTAATACTAAATTCTATGATAGTTTTGCAAGTCTTTATGGTGGAGTTCTAGCAACAGATGGCGGAACAATAATTATTGAAAATTGTGAATTTGAAAATTGTCGTGCTGGTGCAGATGCTGGCGGAGCGATATATTCAAAAGTGACAGATTTAACTGTAAAGAATACTAATTTTTCAAATGGTTATGGTGACTTTGGAGGAGCAATATGTAACCTAAACTCTAATCTGATTATTGATAATTGTAAATTCAACAATAACACTGCCAAATATGAAGGTGGAGCAGTTTATGTGATGTATGGTAATGTATCAATAAATGATTGTGAATTTGTAAAAAGTTCTGCACTTGACGGTGGAGCAATATTTGAAGACAATTGTACTGCAATAACCATTTCAAAATCAAGTTTTGATAAAAGTAAAGCAACAAGATATGGTGGAACCATCTTTTCTAATGGAAAAACAGTTGATTTAGAAGATGTTACATTAGGAGAAAGTGCTGCTCCAATAGGTCAGGTAATTTATCATCAGGATAAGTATGATTATGATATCGGATATAATTCAGATTATCAGATGATGAAATATAACTCTTCATATAATGGAGTATTGCCTTCTCGTTACGATTTGCGTGAAGAAGGTTATGTAACACCAATACGTGACCAGGAAGGTGGAGGTAACTGCTGGGCATTTGCAGGAATTGCCGCTTTGGAGTCATGTATTTATAAAGCAACAGGTCAGTCCATAGATTTATCTGAAGAAAGTGTTAAAAATTTAATAGAATTGTATTCAGCATATGGATGGAAAATGGATACAAATGATGGTGGACACTCCGAAATGACTTGGGGTAACTTAATCAGTTGGTTAGGTCCGGTTCTTGAAAAAGATGACCCATATGATGATTATTCAACATTATCTACTTTAATGGATGCATTTATGCACGTTCAAAATGTATATTATTTGCCTGCACGTACAAGTGCAACTGATAATGATGCAATTAAAAAAGCAATAATGGATTATGGTGCAGTAAGTGTATTGATGTATTCTGAGTTCGACAATCCTTTATACTGGAACTCTGATACCAATGCATATTTTTCATGGTTGAAAGGGGCATACGCAAATCATGCTGTAACAATTGTAGGTTGGGATGACACTTATTCAAAAGAGAATTTTGCTCAAAAGTTTTATCCTGATCTTGGTGATGGAGCATGGATTGTTAAAAACAGTTGGAATACAGATTGGGGAGATGAAGGATATTTCTATGTATCATATTATGATATGGTAATGTGTGAAGTAGGAGAAAAGAATGTAGCATACACATTCATTTTAAACGATACTCAAAGATATAACAGGAACTATCAATATGATATTGGTGGAATGACTGATTATTTATATCCAACAGGAAATAATCAAACATTATACTATAAAAATACTTTCACAGCTATTGGAAATGATATTTTAACTGCAGCATCAACTATTTTTGAGGATGCAATTGATTATGAATTATCAGTTTACATTAATGATGTATTAAAACACACTCAAACTGGTCATTCATTTGCAGGTTATAATACTATTCCATTAACAACAGAGTATCAATTGAATTCAGGTGATAAATTTACCATTCAATTTAAAATATCTAAAAAAGGTGGAGCATCAATTCCAATTTGTGAAGTGGTTACAGCAACAAGATTAACCTATTCTGAAGGAATTTCATTCTTTTCTACTAACGGCAATACATGGAATGACTTATACACATTCACATTAGACAGACCTGATATTGAACACAGATACGCTTCACAGGTAGCATGTATTAAAGCATTTACAAAATCAAGTGGTGAAATATTAAAAACAACTCTTGCAGTAGGCAATGTTGAAGCAGAAACTGGTGAAACTGCTAGAATCACCGCTACTGTTAAAGATGAAAAAGGTAATTTGGTAAACACCGGTTATGTTACATTTGATGTTAATAATGTTAAACAGAGCGTTAAAGTAACAAATGGTTATGCAGTATTGGAAACAATATTTGATAATGCGGGATCATACGATATTAAATCATCATATTCTGGTGTAGGATATGAAGATTCAAATGCCATTTCAACAGTAACTGTAACTAAAGCACCTGCAAAAGCAACAAAAATCACAGTTCCTAATGTTGAATTCATAACTGGTCAAACTGGAATTGTTAAAGTAACATTAACTGATATGGATGGTAAAGCAGTTTCAAATGTTGATTTGAAACTTACTATTAATGGTAATGTAGATACTCAAAAAACCAATAATAATGGTGTGGCAACATTTAATGTAAATTTAAATGTCGGAACTTATGAGGGAAGTGTTGAATTTACAGGCAATGACGCTTATTTAAAATCAACTGGTACTTTAACAGTTAATGTTTTGGATAAAACAACAACATTAATTTCAACTAAATTATCTGCTGACGATTTGTCATATAATTATGGTGAAAGGGGACTATTGTATGTAACCTTAACAGATGAATCCGGCAATACAATTGCAAATAAGGAAGTTAAATTAACAGTCAACTCATATTCTCTCACTGTAAATACCAATTCAAATGGTGTTGCGGTGTTTGGATTGAATAATATTGCAGCTGGAACATATTCATCAACAGTTGAATTTAAAGGAGACTCCGAATACTTAAAATCAAGTAATACATTGACAATTAGAGTATTATCCGCTTCTCCAATTGTTTCAGATGAGGTAAATGTCATTTATTCATACGGTGATGATGGATCAATCATAGCTACAATAACAGACAGCAATGGAAATGCTGTAACTGATACTGAAGTAAATCTGACAATAGCAGGTAAAACCTACTCTTCTTCAACCAATGATAAGGGAATTGTTGTATTTAAAGTTGATTTACAAACAGGTGATTATTCATCAATCATTATTGTTAATGGTAAAACTGTATCCTCCAACACTCCACAAAGTGTTAAGGTAGTTAACAATCAGGTCAGTATTGATGATACTATAGTTTGTGAAAATACAATCAGGGCACAGGGCAGTGCATATGATTTTAAAGCAACATTTTATGACCGTAACGGCAATCCGTTAGCTGAAAAGGAAATTAACTTCATCATCAATGGTAATGATTACTTTGTAAAAACAGATGAATATGGTGTTGCAAAATTAAATGCTAATTTAGTTGAGGGAACTTATCAAATCTCAATGATAAATCCTGCAACAGGAGCAACTGCAAATAAAACTGCAACTATCGTGGCTAGAATTGTTGAAAATCAAAATATCAAACTGGATTATACAAGCAAAGCTACTTATAAAGTACGTGTATATGCAGATAATGGTCAGATTGTAGGTGCAGGTGAAAATGTAGTTATTACTCTTAATGGTAAGGCTTTTAATGTTAAAACCGATGCAAATGGATATGCTAAATTTATTATTTCAGGTTTAACTCCTAAAACATACACAATTACTGCTGAATATAAAGGAGTTAAAGTAGCTAATAATATTGTTGTAAAACATGTTTTAAAAGCTAAAAATAAAAAGTATAAACGTTTCAAAGTAAAAAAATATACTGCAACATTAAAAATAAATGGTAAGGCAGTTAAAGGTAAAAAAATAACCTTTAAAATTAAAGGTAAAACCTATAAGGCTAAAACCAATAAAAAAGGTGTTGCAAGTATTAAAATTAAAGGCTTAACAAAAGTGGGCAGTTATAAGATAAAAATAACTTATCTTAAAAGCACCATTCAAAAAACTATTAAAATCAAAAGATAA